Proteins encoded in a region of the Takifugu flavidus isolate HTHZ2018 chromosome 10, ASM371156v2, whole genome shotgun sequence genome:
- the lmtk3 gene encoding uncharacterized protein lmtk3 isoform X2: MRPHCWMMVVLAVMMSYLSPERALGVPQREVSQSRTVSLTPPPYVVILISCSGLVSFVLLLLTCLCCKRGGVGFNEFDNADGEDCSGGSSPIQEDSLSSCPSLPEVYTLPVRDRPNCPNLKDGADPKSQCFKRHTLNYLQEIGNGWFGKVILAEVLCDCSSSQAVVKELRVSASPLEQRKFLAESEPYRSLKHPNILQCLGQCSESIPFLLVMEFCQLGDLKRYLRAQRKSDGMTPDLPTRDLLTLQRMAFEITSGLLHLHENNYIHSDLALRNCLLTSDLTVRIGDYGLSHNHYKEDYYLTPDKLWIPLRWIAPELLEEYRGSLIVTDQTKTSNVWSLGVVIWELFEFGSQPHRHLSDDEVLTFVIRERQITLAQPRLKLSHADYWYEIMQSCWLPPSQRPSVAEVFLLLSSLLAAERGLARGSVGEEDEEDEEYEEGRGRRGESEESFERRWDLLRPPAFQNAAKERQREREYIKEDRDNSYPLLDPVMNCITTSSSELDDILTVTETSKGLNFEYFWEKAHARRGYKPLPPPQPIPTVNNNHRQSLDTPTVVPVISARSPSLASEYYIRLEEHTPQDKSPTLKGKTRSSFRTDSICPGDVELVEIRSGMLGKERVPYCSDKCGKGLQTGRTSEIQIQVPSTGVAEFRDTSSRVTDFSVVDLGDDDEDKDKGYDADAKTSTASQAPVLPPKPRSMSMSSAHHLHSRPLPAPPVGCRGLPHYTAAGKIETDPHHMSSCPSSTFDHLGLHRSRQILPPSPSLSPSIPPSSHPVYPQPPQTCPPPLPPHSKPQKSFIASDVFSKYNKAQTQSRDPLSCEAPDSGTVHPASSHNSKDASHSRAKVYESPIRRENPLRPIYRNLPRPQATDPQTDRQSSSSPTYSDEEDSPFMSPERPSSGTTITHSSLSEDADPTCSDLFSRGMKRTQSRLDTILPTIWKEDAELQAKRLAAAKKSPMHLFLTELSSVTGSSEPTSEFSWDKEKEEIKDGEKWGSFVLPNRGMRRSQSLITELGSSGPSCGPEKYSRTDPEEGHKVTERSLQRDLFLTEIDTGRMDSDQEDGSNDPVKYLYPSRSRLRPYVYASGLPSYAQAEEAYSKGIQRSRSLLCEIATGKKESDQQQTEPRNAEMTREEFLKEIQSAETFLTEIISRQNAATNKKENDSSYSPTPLSPEYESICIDPNSAQTITFQSDSSLKAKGKDAPQMEAIYAQVTKRAKKSEIKISVRPEIPILHIGINRPPPKMGVQGEDADHCQTGNFVFSEIMPKNGLLLNQKEPEDCSDGPALPARGEQTDFLENPSFESKESVGEFNPVPLRENESQITFETGSQKDRLVGNGDIMKEAPEVMTNPVGDDLENDDVVDPQSNNKSLEMTERDRLLQQCDTGEEKKPASPPADSPVTPDWDPASESSIITPTDSVLSPLTSNSADCLTPSDSWINSGGVGNGGWRTLGNETPHRDSAYFSDGEWEGDGMNRRSSEGHVPSRPSSGRGGDRGTLTGIEEKTEEEAEMGEKSPMKNSVQTSAAEGENGGKITVGMCQETSSSYQSLPENDISHLGEDSDVPKKGLEPAHREDSGIFSNESNKSLLFDDLQAKDCVDLIDRLFSGLDDEPLKSLQHRLDNHLTDGIISQLTGRKHEESSENELNEQVRNIAEPKDCVLQHSSNDRSVSAVIDIDLNSLICENRASLADPCRIEATGDKVSGETPPLVVANDDGMCKLGVVTPWGGMGVEGLQRNKESPVLDRNELGLRNLGCPDGLKGKKVTCETEQQLAAAELRNAAKEKSPLRAAASPDGSDTSGGETSSQGPGGKTEDLWIGREETEEGSGSGVLRGEIDCQRFSQSRDLHLWPEENDQWASPQRKSHDTELRSEFFSGFSNKAWEVGERLIVGQEFWETEENDEHAGREPYPAALESCEETWNDETQGLDGKLDFKPKRDLNDDDYQQVVHVLNVQQEENQEIPGEMCIIDEDLTNENSDAEVENLENLEKETAEPRGSSPHSERGSRSLSDSTETQENENFNSWPLNHLCTTQKEARTADETHSDSDSNSCISQTLEAQISSSAVSIAPDVEDVGSGLDPEAERASVPGREEDAQNGARQPQGDSFSSVDFPSPPTSIDLDVQDDKLESFDDSFPSPPPEECVGDINLEDFIADTEAEPNTDVPETPATTLSEGIPPGLNVPSVHISIDVDNAPNELDQDEVDAPVQNMSASAHVPLNNLPELLISEWKDMDEEPLEDFEKLEKLCCISGDEEDSLGDLFLGNLELLESLKKTPDQKDSDGGEESAPEDGITESSDKLEDSAPYVIVEPQHVSSRPEQSGDGHRSSGQTSDVKDQGSFSKTTKNGLMMQVCEERLQFSLSENVKTNVLWGSTVKDTVTLRPWGEQIKESSTESVTVDEEKQEDSHVERECFPSTEPRLDETKPEPLTVIEQDEVTSPPPAAAAASQAMKAKIARLSLALPPLAMTIPPAGKGGFGDGAIGNRIGRRRGLSPGSDPDEEEDEEQEDEGSRRVIVVTETDVDKRVGLRSLLKSPKEPMDRERDRGRNVSFFDDVTIYLFDQETPTNELSSSAPTTPSPVSVKNTKLDFRGTNIKSKESKRKEDLSFKSRSHVGPNPVTSSRFTVSPANDPHLV, translated from the exons GTGATCCTGGCTGAGGTGCTGTGTGactgcagctcctcccaggcTGTGGTGAAGGAGCTGCGTGTCAGCGCCAGCCCGCTGGAACAGAGGAAGTTCTTGGCGGAATCTGAACCGTACAG GAGCCTCAAACATCCAAACATCCTCCAGTGTTTGGGGCAGTGCAGCGAGAGCATCCCCTTTTTACTGGTTATGGAGTTCTGTCAGCTG GGTGACCTGAAGAGGTACCTGAGAGCCCAGCGGAAGTCAGACGGGATGACCCCTGACCTGCCAACCCGGGACCTTTTGACTCTTCAGAGGATGGCTTTTGAGATCACCTCTGGTCTGCTGCACCTCCATGAGAACAACTACATCCACAG TGATCTGGCTTTGAGGAACtgcctgctgacctctgacctcactgtCAGGATAGGTGACTATGGCCTTTCACACAACCATTATAAG GAGGACTATTATCTGACTCCAGATAAGCTGTGGATCCCACTGCGCTGGATTGCtcctgagctgctggaggagtaCAGAGGATCTCTGATTGTTACGGACCAAACCAAAACCAGCAACGTGTG GTCTCTGGGTGTGGTTATATGGGAGCTGTTTGAGTTTGGATCTCAGCCCCACAGACACCTGAGTGACGATGAGGTCCTGACTTTTGTCATTAGGGAGAGACAGATCACCCTGGCCCAGCCCAGACTCAAACTCTCCCATGCAGACTACTG GTATGAGATCATGCAGTCCTGCTGGTTGCCGCCATCTCAACGACCTTCTGTAGCAGAGGTATTTCTCCTGCTTTCCTCCCTCCTGGCTGCTGAGCGGGGGTTGGCCAGAGGAAGCGttggtgaagaagatgaagaggacgaggaaTATGAGGAGGGCAGGGGACGGCGAGGGGAGAGCGAGGAGTCGTTTGAAAGACGCTGGGATTTACTTCGTCCCCCTGCCTTCCAGAATGCAGCAAAGGAGCGACAAAGGGAGAGAGAGTACATCAAGGAGGACCGAGACAACTCCTACCCCCTACTGGACCCCGTGATGAACTGCATCACAACGTCCTCATCTGAACTGGATGACATTCTGACGGTCACTGAAACAAGCAAAGGCTTAAATTTTGAGTATTTCTGGGAAAAGGCTCACGCCAGACGAGGATACAAGCCTCTGCCGCCTCCTCAGCCAATACCAACTGTGAACAACAACCACAGACAGTCTTTAGACACGCCGACCGTTGTCCCTGTCATTAGCGCTCGGAGTCCCTCCCTGGCCAGTGAGTACTACATCAGATTAGAGGAGcacactcctcaggacaagtcccCGACGCTCAAGGGGAAGACGCGCTCGTCTTTTCGTACAGATTCGATTTGCCCAGGAGacgtggagctggtggagatTCGCAgtggcatgctgggaaaagaaCGCGTCCCTTATTGCTCAGACAAGTGTGGAAAGGGTCTCCAGACTGGCAGGACAAGTGAGATTCAAATCCAGGTGCCCAGCACAGGCGTAGCTGAATTCAGAGACACTTCGAGCAGAGTGACTGATTTCTCAGTAGTCGATTTGGGAGATGACGATGAAGACAAAGATAAGGGCTACGATGCAGATGCAAAAACGTCCACAGCTTCCCAAGCTCCAGTCCTTCCTCCTAAGCCTCGTTCGATGTCCATGTCGTCAGCTCATCACCTTCACTCACGCCCCCTCCCCGCTCCTCCGGTTGGCTGTAGAGGTCTTCCTCATTACACGGCTGCTGGAAAAATTGAAACGGACCCCCATCACATGAGCAGCTGCCCATCGTCTACCTTCGATCACCTGGGACTCCATCGGTCCCGACAGATTCTGCCCCCGTCCCCATCCCTTTCCCCCTCAATCcccccatccagccatccagttTACCCTCAGCCTCCTCAAACATGTCCTCCACCACTGCCCCCTCACTCCAAACCACAAAAGTCCTTCATTGCATCGGACGTGTTTTCCAAATACAACAAGGCCCAGACGCAGAGCAGAGATCCGCTGTCGTGTGAGGCGCCTGACAGCGGCACCGTACACCCAGCATCGTCACACAACTCCAAGGACGCTTCTCACTCTCGAGCAAAAGTCTACGAATCCCCAATTCGTCGAGAAAACCCTTTACGCCCCATTTATCGCAACCTGCCCCGTCCTCAGGCCACAGACCCCCAGACTGACAGGCAGTCCTCATCAAGCCCCACCTATTCCGATGAGGAAGACTCTCCCTTCATGTCCCCTGAAAGACCCAGCAGTGGGACGACCATTACTCACTCCAGCCTGTCTGAAGACGCAGACCCAACCTGCTCGGACCTCTTCTCCAGAGGAATGAAAAGAACTCAGTCGCGCCTCGACACCATCCTGCCCACCATTTGGAAGGAAGACGCTGAACTCCAGGCTAAACGCTTGGCTGCGGCCAAGAAGTCGCCCATGCATCTTTTTCTGACGGAGCTATCTAGCGTGACGGGCTCGAGTGAGCCGACGTCGGAGTTTTCGTGggacaaagaaaaggaggagataaAAGATGGAGAGAAGTGGGGAAGCTTTGTGCTTCCCAATCGAGGAATGCGCCGCTCTCAGTCGCTCATCACAGAGCTGGGTTCTTCAGGACCATCGTGTGGGCCAGAGAAGTACAGCAGGACCGATCCAGAGGAAGGTCATAAAGTCACTGAACGGTCACTGCAGAGAGATCTTTTCCTCACAGAAATTGACACAGGGAGGATGGACTCTGATCAGGAAGACGGATCCAATGATCCGGTCAAGTACCTATATCCTTCAAGATCCAGATTGCGGCCATATGTTTATGCTTCAGGTCTTCCCTCGTACGCACAAGCTGAGGAGGCCTATTCGAAGGGCATCCAGCGGTCGCGCTCTCTCCTCTGTGAGATCGCCACCGGAAAGAAGGAATCTGaccagcagcagacagaaccCCGGAATGCAGAAATGACCAGAGAGGAGTTTCTGAAAGAGATCCAGTCAGCAGAGACCTTCCTCACCGAAATCATATCCAGACAAAATGCTGCcacaaacaaaaaggaaaatgattcCTCCTATTCCCCAACTCCACTGTCTCCTGAGTACGAGTCAATATGCATTGACCCAAACTCTGCTCAGACCATCACCTTCCAGTCTGACAGCTCCCTGAAAGCAAAAGGCAAAGACGCGCCACAGATGGAGGCCATCTACGCTCAAGTGACCAAGCGTGCTAAAAAGAGCGAGATCAAGATTTCGGTGAGACCTGAGATTCCAATTCTTCACATCGGAATAAATAGACCACCTCCTAAAATGGGCGTCCAAGGAGAAGATGCTGACCACTGCCAGACTGGAAACTTTGTGTTTTCAGAAATCATGCCCAAAAACGGCCTTTTGCTCAACCAGAAAGAGCCAGAGGATTGTTCCGATGGTCCTGCACTACCAGCTAGAGGAGAACAAACAGATTTCTTGGAGAACCCTTCTTTCGAGTCCAAAGAGAGCGTTGGAGAATTCAACCCGGTGCCCCTGCGTGAAAATGAATCCCAGATTACATTTGAAACAGGTTCTCAAAAGGACAGACTCGTTGGCAACGGCGACATAATGAAAGAAGCCCCAGAGGTGATGACTAACCCGGTAGGTGATGACTTGGAGAACGATGATGTTGTGGATCCTCAAAGTAACAATAAAAGCCTGGAAATGACAGAAAGAGATCGTTTACTTCAACAATGTGAcacaggggaggaaaaaaaaccagcaTCTCCTCCCGCTGACAGCCCTGTGACTCCGGACTGGGATCCAGCTTCAGAGAGCTCAATCATCACCCCCACCGACTCAGTCCTGTCGCCCCTGACTTCCAATTCAGCCGACTGCCTCACACCCAGCGACTCGTGGATAAACAGTGGAGGGGTGGGAAATGGCGGGTGGCGAACCCTAGGAAATGAAACACCTCACCGAGACTCTGCCTATTTCTCAGACGGTGAATGGGAGGGCGATGGGATGAACAGAAGGAGCAGTGAGGGACATGTCCCATCCAGGCCGAGCAGCGGCCGAGGAGGCGATCGAGGGACGCTGACAGGGATAGAGGAAAAAactgaggaggaggcagagatgggAGAAAAGAGCCCGATGAAGAATAGTGTTCAGACGTCGGCCGCCGAAGGTGAAAATGGAGGAAAGATCACAGTTGGAATGTGTCAGGAAACCAGCTCCTCATATCAAAGCCTCCCAGAAAATGACATCTCCCATTTAGGCGAGGACAGCGATGTTCCTAAAAAAGGGTTGGAGCCGGCACACAGGGAAGATTCTGGCATTTTCTCAAACGAGAGCAATAAGTCACTGTTGTTCGATGATCTTCAGGCGAAAGACTGTGTCGACTTGATCGACAGGCTGTTTTCAGGTTTGGACGACGAGCCACTGAAAAGTCTGCAACACAGGCTGGACAACCACCTGACAGACGGCATCATCTCTCAGTTAACAGGTCGCAAGCACGAGGAGTCTTCAGAGAATGAGTTAAACGAGCAGGTCAGGAACATTGCGGAGCCAAAAGATTGTGTtttgcagcacagcagcaacgaTCGCTCCGTTTCTGCTGTGATAGATATTGATCTGAACTCTCTTATATGTGAAAACAGAGCGAGTTTAGCTGACCCCTGCCGCATAGAAGCCACTGGTGACAAGGTTAGCGGTGAAACGCCGCCGCTAGTTGTGGCAAATGATGATGGGATGTGTAAACTGGGTGTTGTCACACCATGGGGTGGGATGGGTGTTGAAGGGTtacagagaaataaagagagCCCGGTTCTAGATCGCAATGAGCTGGGCCTCAGAAACCTGGGCTGCCCAGATGGCCTCAAGGGCAAGAAGGTCACATGTGAGACGGAGCAGCAGTTGGCTGCTGCGGAGCTGAGGAACGCAGCGAAGGAAAAGTCTcccctgagagcagcagcaagtCCCGATGGCTCTGATACCAGCGGAGGTGAGACCTCCAGCCAGGGTCCAGGCGGGAAAACGGAGGACTTGTGGATTGGCCGCGAGGAGACTGAAGAAGGTTCCGGATCCGGTGTGTTGAGAGGAGAGATTGACTGTCAACGTTTCTCGCAGTCAAGAGATTTACACCTGTGGCCTGAAGAGAACGACCAGTGGGCCTCTCCACAGAGGAAAAGCCACGACACTGAACTGAGATCGGAATTCTTCTCTGGGTTCAGTAACAAAGCCtgggaggtgggagagagacTGATTGTGGGCCAGGAGTTTTGGGAGACAGAAGAAAATGACGAGCATGCGGGCAGGGAACCTTATCCTGCCGCCCTGGAGAGCTGTGAGGAAACCTGGAACGATGAAACACAAGGACTGGATGGGAAGCTGGACTTTAAACCAAAGCGCGACCTCAACGATGACGATTATCAACAGGTCGTCCACGTTTTGAATGTGCAAcaggaggagaaccaggaaATCCCCGGAGAAATGTGCATTATTGATGAAGATTTGACAAATGAAAACTCGGACGCGGAGGTAGAAAACCTAGAAAATCTGGAGAAAGAGACAGCGGAGCCCAGAGGGAGTTCACCACATTCAGAGAGAGGCTCCAGATCTCTGTCGGACTCCACCGAGACGCAGGAGAACGAAAATTTTAACAGCTGGCCGCTGAATCACCTCTGCACGACCCAAAAAGAGGCCCGGACGGCTGATGAAACACACTCTGACTCAGATTCCAACAGCTGCATCAGTCAAACATTAGAGGCTCAAATCTCCAGTTCGGCCGTTTCCATCGCACCTGATGTGGAGGATGTCGGATCGGGCTTGGATCCAGAGGCGGAGCGAGCGAGCGTTCCGGGCAGAGAGGAAGACGCGCAAAACGGCGCGCGTCAGCCGCAGGGGGACAGTTTCAGTTCGGTGGATTTTCCCAGCCCTCCGACAAGCATCGACCTCGATGTGCAAGATGATAAACTGGAGAGTTTTGACGACTCTTTCCCCAGCCCACCGCCAGAAGAGTGTGTCGGTGACATTAATCTGGAAGACTTTATCGCCGACACCGAGGCAGAGCCGAACACGGATGTTCCCGAAACTCCTGCGACAACTTTGAGTGAAGGAATTCCACCTGGACTGAACGTCCCCTCTGTGCACATCAGCATAGATGTTGACAACGCACCCAACGAACTAGACCAGGATGAGGTGGACGCTCCAGTCCAGAACATGTCGGCATCAGCCCATGTTCCTCTCAATAATCTCCCAGAATTGTTGATATCCGAGTGGAAAGATATGGATGAAGAGCCCCTGGAAGATTTTGAAAAGCTGGAAAAGCTCTGCTGCATATCTGGAGATGAGGAGGACTCTCTGGGTGACCTGTTCCTGGGGAACCTGGAACTCCTGGAGTCTCTGAAGAAAACACCTGATCAGAAAGACAGCGACGGAGGTGAGGAGAGCGCGCCGGAGGACGGGATAACTGAAAGCTCCGATAAACTCGAAGATTCTGCACCGTACGTGATCGTGGAACCGCAACATGTGTCCTCACGTCCAGAGCAGAGCGGCGACGGACACAGGTCATCGGGACAAACGTCTGATGTCAAAGACCAGGGATCGTTCTCAAAGACCACCAAGAACGGACTCATGATGCAG GTGTGCGAGGAGAGGCTGCAGTTCTCGCTCAGTGAGAACGTGAAGACGAACGTGCTTTGGGGCTCGACCGTCAAAGACACGGTGACGCTGAGGCCGTGGGGGGAGCAGATTAAAGAGAGCAGCACCGAGTCGGTCACTGTGGACGAAGAAAAGCAGGAGGACAG CCACGTGGAGCGGGAATGTTTTCCCAGCACGGAGCCCCGATTGGATGAAACCAAGCCTGAACCGCTCACTGTGATTGAGCAAGACGAGGTCACGAGCCccccgcccgccgccgccgccgccagccAGGCAATGAAAG CCAAGATCGCTCGTCTGTCTCTCGCCCTGCCTCCTCTCGCCATGACTATCCCCCCCGCCGGTAAAGGAGGGTTCGGGGACGGCGCGATCGGAAACCGAATCGGGCGACGGAGAGGTCTGTCCCCGGGAAGCGACCccgatgaggaggaggacgaagagcaAGAGGACGAGGGTTCCAGGAGAGTGATCGTGGTGACGGAGACGGACGTGGACAAGCGCGTGGGGCTGAGGAGTCTGCTGAAATCGCCCAAGGAGCCGAtggacagggagagggacagagggcGCAACGTGTCCTTTTTCGACGATGTCACCATCTATCTTTTTGATCAG GAAACCCCGACCAACGAGTTGAGCTCTTCGGCACCCACGACTCCGTCCCCAGTGTCCGTCAAAAACACCAAACTGGATTTCCGTG GGACAAACATCAAGAGCAAAGAATCCAAAAGGAAAGAGGATTTATCCTTTAAGTCGAGGTCTCATGTAGGACCAAACCCAGTGACGTCATCACGCTTCACCGTCAGCCCCGCCAACGACCCCCACTTGGTGTGA